TGCAGCCGGACCACGAGGCGTCCATCCCCCTCTTCCTCCGGACCCTCAAGCATGCCATCAAGCTGTACGGCCTGATGTTCGGGCCCTACCCCTACGCTGCCGTCACCCTGGTGGACCCCCCCGTCGGTGCGATCGAGGCCGGGGGCATGGAGTACCCCACCCTCTTCACCGGCGCGTTTCACCGCATCCTGCAGTGGTGGCCGCTGAACGGCCTCGGGGCGGAGACGGTCATCACCCACGAGTTCGGGCACAACTACTGGATGGGAGTCGTGGCCAGCAACGAGTTCGAGGAACCCTGGATCGACGAGGGGATCAACTCCTACGCCGAGGCGCGGATCAACGCCATCCTGGCGGGCCGGGAGGACGCCCCGATGGAAAGGGTGAGCCTGGGCTCCTTCGCCGAACACCGCTGGATCACCCTTCGCGATCGCCCCCTCCCCGACGCCCTCGACACGGCGTCCTGGTGCTTCGCTCCCGGGGGGTACTCCGCGAACGCCTACGGCCGGGCCGCGACGATGTTCCTGACCCTCGAGCACCTCATGGGACGGGCGCCCTTCGCCCGGACGCTCCGGGGGTTCTACCAGGCGTTCCGTTTCCGTCACCCCGACACCCGGGATTTCACCGCCCACTTCGCCGCCGCGGGAGGCGAGACGGTCCGGCGCTTTCTCGCCGAGGCCTTTGCCCCGGCGGCCTGGGTCGACTACGCCGTCAGCGGCCTGACCACCCGGGAGGACCGGTCCGCGAAGCAGTGGGAGTCGGTGGTGACGCTGGAGCGTCACGGCACGATCGTGCTGCCCGTGGACGTCGAGATCCGCTTCGAGGACGGGCGGGTCCGGACGGAGCGGTGGGACGGGGAGTCCCGGTGGACGCGCTACGCCTTCCGGGAGAGTTCCCCCGTCGTCGCGGCGTCGGTGGACCCCGGCCTGAAGGTCCCGCTGGACCGGTGCTTCGCCAACAACAGCCGGACGACCCGGCCCCGGGCCGAGAACATCTCCCGGCTGCAGGCGATCTTCCAGTTCCTGGTGCAGGTCCTCCTGCACCTCGTCGCACTCCTGGCCTAGGGAGGCCGAGATGACCATCGACCCGCCGCTCAGGAAGATCTTCGGGGCCGCCGTGATCCTCTGGGCATTCTCCCTGCTGGTTTCGTGGCCGGTGTCGTCCC
The Acidobacteriota bacterium genome window above contains:
- a CDS encoding M1 family metallopeptidase, whose amino-acid sequence is MLLGVAWWAGLLAGNAQGQVPTGFRAPVTYRIEARLVPKEGLIRGTTHIRWTNYSPDPVERIPIHLYMNAFEGPDTTFFREERLASGESSFDPAATGGIQIRKLDSEEMGDLLPALRFIQPDDGNPSDRTLAEVRLPKPVAPGSSVQLHAVFETRLPSKVYARSGRRGNFFMAGQWFPKVAVLEPPGWRHAAATRWNCHQYHRNSEFYSNFANYEVWLSLPNEYKVGATGREVARKPATSGRRETVCLFRQEAVVDFAWAAAPDFIEVTEKFTASTEVGPEEYAHWSRVLGVSPESLRLPDVSIRLLVQPDHEASIPLFLRTLKHAIKLYGLMFGPYPYAAVTLVDPPVGAIEAGGMEYPTLFTGAFHRILQWWPLNGLGAETVITHEFGHNYWMGVVASNEFEEPWIDEGINSYAEARINAILAGREDAPMERVSLGSFAEHRWITLRDRPLPDALDTASWCFAPGGYSANAYGRAATMFLTLEHLMGRAPFARTLRGFYQAFRFRHPDTRDFTAHFAAAGGETVRRFLAEAFAPAAWVDYAVSGLTTREDRSAKQWESVVTLERHGTIVLPVDVEIRFEDGRVRTERWDGESRWTRYAFRESSPVVAASVDPGLKVPLDRCFANNSRTTRPRAENISRLQAIFQFLVQVLLHLVALLA